A window of Rhizobium sp. BT04 genomic DNA:
TTGATCGCCGGGTCATCGCTCGTCAGGAACGTATCGACATTGTCCTTGGTGATGCCGAATTCTTCAGCCTGGATGGTGGCGTAAACCGTCCAATTGACGATTTCGAGCCACTGATCGTCGCCGGCGCGGACAGCCGGAGCCAGCGGCTCCTTGGAAAGCCGCTCGGGCAGCAGGATATAATCGTCGGGTTTCTTGAGCTGCGTGCGCTTGGCTGCAAGATCGGTCGAGTCCTGGGTCAAAGCATCGACACGTCCGGTATCGAGCGCCTTGGTAAATTCGCTCGTCTCCTCGATCGTAACTGGCGTGAATTTCTTGCCGGTCTTGCGGAAGAAGTCGGCGATGTTGAGCTCGCCCGTCGTGCCGCTTTGGACGCCGATCGTTGCGCCGTCGAGATCTTCGCCCTTGGTGATGCCGAGATCCTTGCGGACAAGCAGGCCCTGGCCGTCATAGAAGACCACCGGACCGAAATGGAAGCCGAGCTTGAAGGCGCGGGTGACGGTTTCGGTGACGCCGGAAAGCAGGATATCGAATTCACCCGCCTGCAGCGCCGGCAGACGCTGCTGCGGCGAGGAGTTGGTGAATTCGACCTTGTCAGGATCGTTGAAGACCGTCACTGCGAGCGCCCGGCCGAAATCGATGAAGAAGCCCTGCCAGCGGCCGTTGCTGTCAGGCGTGAAGAAGCCCGGCGTCGTGCCGACGCCGACCTTGATGAGACCGCGCTCCTTGATCTTGTCGAGCGTCTGGCCGGCCTCGGCGGCAACCGGCAACAAGATGGCAGCGGCAATCGCTACCGCTCCGGCAGCCGCCCTCAGCTGCCGATGAAAAGTGGAAATCGCTTTCATGAAATGCTCCTAGAAGTTCGTCCCCAACCGCAGGCGGATCGTGCTTGGGAGGATCGAAATCCGCCTGCAGAGACGGAATGTAAGTATATTTAGTCTATAGAGTAGATAGATTATTATAAAGCGATGCCTGTTTTTAAAACGCTTTGCTCAAAATGGCGGCGGCGGCATGGCTCAGGGCGCGGTCGGGAACGCTCGTCGTGTTTCGGCCGTGCGCTGGGGAGTGGCCGGCAATATCGTGATGGCCTGGATCGTCACGATGCCGGCGGCTGCAGCAATATCCGCGGCGTTCTACGGTCTCGCCTCAGCCTTGATGGACATGGTGACTATGCGCCAAGAGCGGACGTTGCGCTGCTTCAACCAGTGTGAATAATGACGCCTGACGCATTTTCGAAGGTTGAGGGTGGTTATCGATTTGTTGGAGCAAACGCGGCTAGGCATCCCTATTTTGCAACATGAATGGCCACTGCCGATAAAGGCGTCGCACTCGGGGCGCTTCGTGGACTTGGTGCCGCTTTCCGGCGATCACGCTGACGATCTTTGGCCTTCGGTCGCCGAGGCCCCTGATAGTTTTACTTACTTGAGGTATGGTCCATTCGACGATCTCAACCGGCTTCGGATTTTACTGGACGATCTTTCAACGCGAAGGGATCAGCCATTCTGGGCGGTGATACCGAAACAAGGCTCAACGCAGGGCTGGCTGTCGGCAAGCAATTTCGATGAGCGTGGTCAGCAGATCAACAAGCTAAAAATGCCCGGATGATCCCTTTGTTTGCCCGCTTCGGCCTGAAAGAAAACGGGCCGCCACAGTTACTTGTGCGGCGGCCAGTCAGGATTTCGACGATCAGGCA
This region includes:
- a CDS encoding amino acid ABC transporter substrate-binding protein, whose protein sequence is MKAISTFHRQLRAAAGAVAIAAAILLPVAAEAGQTLDKIKERGLIKVGVGTTPGFFTPDSNGRWQGFFIDFGRALAVTVFNDPDKVEFTNSSPQQRLPALQAGEFDILLSGVTETVTRAFKLGFHFGPVVFYDGQGLLVRKDLGITKGEDLDGATIGVQSGTTGELNIADFFRKTGKKFTPVTIEETSEFTKALDTGRVDALTQDSTDLAAKRTQLKKPDDYILLPERLSKEPLAPAVRAGDDQWLEIVNWTVYATIQAEEFGITKDNVDTFLTSDDPAIKRFLGVDTSLGEAIGLDPKFAYNIVKAVGNYGEIFERNVGKDTPLNFARGYNQLWTKGGLIYSPPFR